The following are encoded in a window of Polynucleobacter sp. AP-Kolm-20A-A1 genomic DNA:
- a CDS encoding MFS transporter, with product MDNGLSSPICTVDPTLSSVRTPSQERFFLLALAGIQFTHILDFMIMMPLGPVFIKVLNINTHQFGLLLSSYTFAAAAAGVFATYYVDRFERRKLLLSLYAFFIIATLACGLAPNYEMLFIARAFAGAFGGILGSLVQTIVADSIPFERRGKALGTVMAAFSVSTVAGVPLGLFLANHIPALGWRAPFIFIALVSTLILYLGYRNIPKIAGHLDHVHEGSRFNQIYKILTAPQHLKAFVFMAFIMITGFSVIPYIALYLTTNVGINNSYISLIYLCGGIATLMSSRFIGHMADKYGKVKVFRALAVISLIPLIVTTNLPVTPLWIVLINSTAFFILVSGRMIPAMAIVSQVVDNKIRGTFMSLVGSVQMLSSGIASVIAGAIVTIRPDGMMEHYNIVGYGAAICGLLTIWLVGYIHSDAKAPQ from the coding sequence GTGGATAATGGACTTTCATCCCCAATTTGCACTGTAGATCCCACTTTGAGTTCTGTTCGCACCCCCTCGCAAGAGCGTTTCTTTTTGCTTGCCTTGGCAGGCATTCAGTTCACTCACATTTTAGATTTTATGATCATGATGCCCCTAGGGCCCGTGTTCATTAAAGTACTCAATATCAATACCCATCAGTTTGGGTTGCTCTTGTCTTCCTATACATTTGCAGCGGCAGCCGCTGGTGTATTTGCCACCTACTATGTAGATCGTTTTGAGCGTAGAAAACTGCTCTTAAGTCTATATGCCTTTTTCATCATCGCAACATTAGCTTGTGGCTTGGCACCAAATTATGAAATGCTCTTTATCGCTAGAGCATTTGCTGGCGCCTTTGGCGGCATCTTGGGTTCCTTAGTGCAAACCATCGTGGCCGACTCTATTCCGTTTGAGCGTAGAGGAAAGGCGCTGGGCACGGTAATGGCAGCTTTCTCAGTCTCTACGGTTGCAGGAGTGCCCTTGGGTTTATTTTTGGCAAATCACATTCCGGCCTTAGGTTGGCGTGCACCATTCATCTTTATTGCTTTGGTTTCTACTTTGATTTTGTATTTAGGGTATCGCAATATTCCCAAAATAGCAGGGCACTTAGATCATGTGCACGAGGGCAGTCGCTTTAATCAAATCTATAAGATATTGACGGCGCCACAGCATCTAAAAGCCTTTGTATTTATGGCCTTCATCATGATTACCGGATTCTCGGTCATTCCGTATATCGCGCTTTACCTCACCACCAACGTTGGCATCAATAATTCCTATATTTCTCTGATCTATTTGTGCGGGGGAATTGCCACCCTGATGAGCTCGCGCTTTATTGGCCATATGGCGGATAAGTATGGCAAGGTTAAAGTCTTCAGAGCGCTTGCAGTCATCAGCCTAATTCCTTTGATCGTTACAACAAATTTGCCAGTAACTCCTTTATGGATTGTTTTAATTAATTCAACAGCATTTTTCATCTTAGTTTCTGGTCGCATGATTCCTGCTATGGCAATTGTGAGTCAGGTTGTAGATAACAAAATTCGGGGCACCTTTATGAGTCTTGTTGGCTCTGTACAAATGCTGTCTTCCGGTATTGCTTCAGTAATAGCTGGCGCAATTGTGACGATTAGGCCGGACGGCATGATGGAGCACTACAACATTGTGGGTTACGGGGCAGCCATTTGTGGATTGCTAACAATCTGGCTGGTAGGATATATCCATTCGGATGCAAAAGCCCCTCAGTAA